In Streptantibioticus cattleyicolor NRRL 8057 = DSM 46488, a genomic segment contains:
- a CDS encoding HhH-GPD-type base excision DNA repair protein: MATTLRLAQRPEADALLGRSPLAALVGMLLDQQIPMEWAFTGPYTIARRMGGDDLDAHEIAAADPEEFAALLSAKPAVHRYPGSMAKRVQQLCRYLVEHYDGDAAAVWRDAATGHELLARLVDLPGFGKQKAQIFLALLGKQLGVTPDGWREAAGPYGEPGSRRSVADITGPESLAEVRATKQEAKRAAKAARKKP; the protein is encoded by the coding sequence ATGGCGACGACACTGCGACTCGCGCAGCGACCGGAGGCCGACGCGCTGCTCGGCCGCAGCCCGCTGGCCGCGCTCGTCGGCATGCTGCTCGACCAGCAGATCCCGATGGAGTGGGCGTTCACCGGCCCGTACACCATCGCGCGGCGGATGGGCGGCGACGACCTGGACGCCCACGAGATCGCCGCCGCCGACCCCGAGGAGTTCGCCGCCCTGCTGTCGGCCAAGCCCGCGGTCCACCGCTACCCCGGCTCGATGGCCAAACGGGTGCAGCAACTGTGCCGGTACCTCGTCGAGCACTACGACGGGGACGCCGCCGCCGTCTGGCGCGACGCCGCCACCGGCCACGAACTCCTCGCCCGCCTCGTCGACCTCCCCGGCTTCGGCAAGCAGAAGGCGCAGATCTTCCTCGCCCTCCTCGGCAAACAACTCGGCGTCACCCCCGACGGCTGGCGCGAAGCCGCCGGCCCCTACGGCGAACCCGGCTCCCGCCGCTCCGTCGCCGACATCACCGGCCCCGAATCCCTGGCCGAAGTCCGCGCCACCAAACAGGAAGCGAAACGTGCCGCCAAGGCGGCACGGAAAAAGCCCTGA
- a CDS encoding MerR family transcriptional regulator codes for MGYSVGQVAAFTGVTVRTLHHYDRTGLLTPDDRSPAGYRRYDDGDLARLQQILFYRELGFPLEEIAEIMKDPQANAVHHLRARHRALTEQIARLRRLVEVAERAMAVERTGVRLSPEERFEVFGEVGFDLTYVSDAEARYGDSERYRQAMSRAAAHTKEDWRELMAEAADWRQRLLAVFDSGAAADGPAAMELAEEHRGHISRWFTSCPYPMHRRLADDYVTDPRAFALVVPATEQRPGLAAFLHTAIHANAARERPGRADPS; via the coding sequence ATGGGCTATTCGGTGGGGCAGGTGGCGGCGTTCACCGGGGTCACGGTGCGGACGCTGCACCATTACGACCGGACCGGGCTGCTGACCCCGGACGACCGCAGCCCGGCCGGGTACCGGCGGTACGACGACGGCGACCTCGCCCGGCTCCAGCAGATCCTGTTCTACCGCGAACTCGGGTTCCCGCTGGAGGAGATCGCCGAGATCATGAAGGATCCGCAGGCCAACGCGGTGCATCACCTGCGGGCCCGCCACCGGGCGCTGACCGAGCAGATCGCCCGGCTGCGGCGGCTGGTCGAGGTCGCCGAACGCGCCATGGCGGTGGAGCGCACCGGGGTCCGGCTCTCCCCCGAGGAACGGTTCGAGGTCTTCGGCGAGGTCGGCTTCGACCTCACCTACGTCTCCGACGCCGAGGCCCGGTACGGCGACAGCGAGCGCTACCGGCAGGCGATGTCACGGGCCGCGGCGCACACCAAGGAGGACTGGCGGGAGCTGATGGCCGAAGCCGCCGACTGGCGGCAGCGGCTGCTGGCCGTCTTCGACTCCGGGGCGGCCGCCGACGGGCCCGCCGCCATGGAGCTGGCCGAGGAGCACCGCGGCCACATCAGCAGGTGGTTCACCTCCTGCCCGTATCCGATGCACCGCCGTCTCGCCGACGACTACGTCACCGATCCGCGCGCCTTCGCGCTGGTCGTTCCCGCCACCGAACAACGTCCCGGCCTCGCCGCCTTCCTGCACACCGCGATCCACGCCAACGCGGCACGCGAACGGCCGGGCCGCGCCGACCCGAGTTGA
- a CDS encoding glycosyltransferase has protein sequence MRVLIMAAGSRGDVAPYTGIGARLREAGHEVALATHSGFAEMVKGCGLAFRDLPGDPRTPDDAADRDGGGRRTGMRGAGAFVRKLAEGVAQAAEPGADLLLLSATTEPLGAHVAEAMDIPYLGTRLQPATPTGEFAPPLGGARSLGRWGNRAAGRLALRVVDRLYEDAVRDLRRRLGLPPSTARAARLRREAAGRPVLHGFSRLLVPRPADWPDGHDVVGTWWPYVAPDHQLPARLREFLAAGEPPVFVGFGSMGGGDGERLSAIAGEALRRAGVRGVVQAGWAGLEVAGDEVITIGDVPHSLLFPHLAAVVQHCGAGTTAAALRAGVPVVPVPVTADQPFWAHRAGAVGAATAPLPAAGLTGDRLGAAIREAVTVASYRRRAEAVAEGMAAEDGAGRVVEAVARFT, from the coding sequence TTGCGTGTTCTGATCATGGCCGCCGGTTCCCGGGGGGACGTCGCCCCCTACACGGGGATCGGGGCCCGGCTGCGGGAGGCCGGCCACGAGGTGGCGCTGGCCACGCACAGCGGCTTCGCGGAGATGGTGAAGGGGTGCGGGCTGGCCTTCCGCGACCTGCCCGGGGACCCGCGTACGCCGGACGACGCGGCGGACCGGGACGGCGGCGGGCGGCGGACCGGGATGCGCGGCGCCGGCGCGTTCGTCCGGAAGCTGGCCGAGGGGGTCGCCCAGGCCGCCGAACCCGGCGCCGACCTGCTCCTGCTGTCGGCCACCACGGAGCCGCTGGGGGCACACGTGGCCGAGGCGATGGACATCCCGTACCTGGGGACGCGTCTCCAACCCGCCACGCCCACCGGCGAGTTCGCTCCCCCGCTGGGCGGGGCGCGGTCACTGGGCCGCTGGGGCAACCGGGCCGCGGGGCGCCTGGCGCTGCGGGTGGTGGACCGGCTGTACGAGGACGCGGTGCGGGACCTGCGACGGCGGCTGGGGCTGCCCCCGTCGACCGCCCGGGCCGCCCGGCTGCGGCGGGAGGCGGCGGGCCGGCCGGTGCTGCACGGCTTCAGCCGGCTGCTGGTACCCCGCCCGGCCGACTGGCCGGACGGCCACGACGTGGTGGGCACCTGGTGGCCGTACGTCGCCCCCGATCACCAACTGCCCGCGCGGCTGCGGGAGTTCCTGGCGGCCGGGGAGCCGCCGGTCTTCGTGGGGTTCGGCAGCATGGGCGGCGGGGACGGGGAACGGCTGAGCGCCATCGCCGGCGAGGCGCTGCGGCGGGCCGGGGTGCGCGGGGTGGTGCAGGCCGGCTGGGCGGGGCTGGAGGTGGCCGGGGACGAGGTGATCACCATCGGCGACGTACCGCACAGCCTGCTCTTCCCGCACCTGGCCGCGGTGGTCCAGCACTGCGGCGCCGGCACCACGGCCGCCGCGCTCCGCGCCGGGGTCCCGGTGGTGCCGGTGCCGGTCACCGCCGACCAGCCGTTCTGGGCGCACCGCGCGGGGGCCGTGGGCGCCGCCACCGCCCCGTTGCCGGCCGCCGGGCTCACCGGCGACCGGCTCGGCGCGGCGATCCGCGAGGCGGTGACCGTGGCGTCGTACCGCCGCCGGGCCGAAGCCGTGGCCGAGGGCATGGCGGCGGAGGACGGCGCGGGGCGCGTGGTGGAGGCGGTCGCGCGTTTCACGTGA
- a CDS encoding family 2 encapsulin nanocompartment cargo protein terpene cyclase, giving the protein MTQPFELPDFYMPYPARLNPNLEEARTHTKQWARDMGMLEGSGIWDEHDLESHDYALLCAYTHPDTTGPKLSLVTDWYVWVFFFDDHFLETFKRSQDRAGGKAYLDRLPEFMPMDLAAGFPEPTNPVEAGLADLWARTVPSMSLAWRTRFAESTANLLNESLWELSNINADRVPNPVEYIEMRRKVGGAPWSAGLVEFAVGAEVPDVIADSRPMRVLRDSFADGVHLRNDLFSYQRETEEEGEFSNGVLVLEKFLHCTTQEAADSVNDLLTSRLQQFENTALTEVPPLLLEKGIDPKSCADVMAYVKGLQDWQSGGHEWHMRSSRYMNGGAAPAAATRWSPFAIGGPGTSAADLRLTTGRVGAGRVRAFTHVPHQRVGPSRLPAFHMPFPTTLNPHLPTARRATVAWGHRMGMLEPLPELLGGHLWDEHKLHAFDFPLCAAGINPDAPPEALDLASQWLTWGTYGDDYFPVVFGRTRDLAGAKACNDRLSAFMPIGASATPPPATPLERGLADLWARTAGPMTTENRQALRTSVEVMTESWLWELANQAQNRIPDPVDYIEMRRRTFGADLTMALCRIQHGRRVPPEVYASGPIRSLENSAVDYACLLNDVFSYQKEIEFEGEVHNGILVVQNFFNCDYPTGLGIVHDLMTSRMKQFQHVAAHELPVLYDDLKLTADVRRILDGYVRELQNWMAGILTWHQGCHRYQESELRYRPGPRTGVSAPGVGAVPAGPTGLGTSAARLPLLTSGRPR; this is encoded by the coding sequence GTGACCCAGCCTTTTGAGTTGCCGGATTTCTACATGCCGTACCCGGCCCGCCTCAACCCGAATCTCGAAGAGGCCCGGACCCACACCAAACAGTGGGCCCGCGACATGGGCATGCTGGAGGGGTCGGGAATCTGGGACGAGCACGATCTGGAATCCCATGACTACGCCTTGCTGTGCGCCTACACGCACCCGGACACGACGGGGCCGAAGCTTTCCCTGGTGACCGACTGGTACGTTTGGGTGTTCTTCTTCGACGACCATTTCCTGGAGACGTTCAAACGCTCGCAGGACCGGGCCGGCGGAAAGGCGTACCTCGACCGGCTGCCGGAATTCATGCCCATGGATCTGGCGGCCGGGTTCCCGGAGCCGACGAACCCGGTGGAGGCCGGGCTGGCCGACCTGTGGGCCCGCACCGTGCCCTCGATGTCCCTGGCGTGGCGGACCCGGTTCGCCGAGAGCACCGCCAACCTGCTCAACGAGTCGCTCTGGGAGCTGTCCAACATCAACGCCGACCGGGTGCCCAACCCGGTCGAATACATCGAAATGCGCCGCAAGGTCGGCGGCGCCCCCTGGTCGGCCGGGCTGGTGGAATTCGCGGTCGGCGCCGAGGTGCCCGACGTCATCGCCGATTCACGGCCGATGCGCGTTCTGCGGGACAGCTTCGCGGACGGCGTCCATCTGCGCAACGACCTCTTCTCCTACCAGCGCGAGACCGAGGAGGAGGGTGAATTCAGCAACGGCGTCCTGGTCCTGGAGAAATTCCTGCACTGCACGACGCAGGAGGCCGCCGACTCCGTCAACGACCTGCTCACCTCACGCCTTCAGCAATTCGAGAACACCGCGCTCACCGAAGTCCCGCCGCTGCTGCTGGAAAAGGGGATCGACCCGAAATCGTGCGCGGACGTCATGGCGTACGTCAAGGGCCTCCAGGACTGGCAGTCGGGCGGCCACGAATGGCACATGCGTTCCAGCCGCTACATGAACGGCGGCGCGGCGCCGGCCGCCGCCACCCGCTGGTCCCCGTTCGCCATCGGCGGCCCGGGCACCTCGGCGGCCGATCTGCGGCTGACCACCGGACGCGTCGGCGCCGGACGGGTCCGCGCCTTCACCCACGTACCCCACCAGCGGGTCGGCCCCTCCCGGCTGCCCGCCTTCCACATGCCGTTCCCCACCACCCTCAACCCGCACCTGCCGACCGCGCGCCGGGCCACGGTGGCGTGGGGACACCGGATGGGCATGCTGGAGCCGTTGCCGGAACTCCTCGGCGGACACCTGTGGGACGAGCACAAGCTGCACGCCTTCGACTTCCCGCTGTGCGCTGCCGGCATCAACCCGGACGCCCCGCCCGAGGCGCTCGACCTCGCCTCCCAGTGGCTGACCTGGGGCACCTACGGGGACGACTACTTCCCCGTGGTCTTCGGCCGCACCCGCGACCTGGCCGGCGCCAAGGCGTGCAACGACCGGCTGTCGGCCTTCATGCCGATCGGCGCCTCCGCCACCCCGCCGCCCGCCACCCCGCTCGAACGCGGCCTCGCCGACCTGTGGGCCCGTACCGCCGGCCCCATGACCACCGAGAACCGGCAAGCCCTCCGCACCTCCGTCGAGGTCATGACCGAGAGCTGGCTGTGGGAGCTGGCCAACCAGGCGCAGAACCGCATCCCCGACCCGGTCGACTACATCGAGATGCGCCGCCGGACGTTCGGCGCCGACCTCACCATGGCCCTGTGCCGCATCCAGCACGGCCGACGGGTTCCGCCGGAGGTCTACGCCAGCGGCCCGATCCGGTCGCTGGAGAACTCCGCGGTCGACTACGCATGCCTGCTCAACGACGTCTTCTCCTACCAGAAGGAGATCGAGTTCGAGGGCGAGGTGCACAACGGCATCCTCGTCGTGCAGAACTTCTTCAACTGCGACTACCCCACCGGGCTCGGCATCGTCCACGACCTGATGACCTCCCGGATGAAGCAGTTCCAGCACGTCGCCGCCCATGAACTCCCGGTGCTCTACGACGACTTGAAGCTCACCGCTGACGTCCGCCGGATCCTCGACGGCTACGTCCGCGAACTCCAGAACTGGATGGCCGGCATCCTCACCTGGCACCAGGGCTGCCACCGCTACCAGGAGTCGGAACTGCGCTACCGTCCCGGACCGCGCACCGGTGTGAGCGCCCCGGGCGTCGGCGCCGTGCCGGCCGGCCCCACCGGACTGGGTACATCGGCGGCCCGCCTGCCGCTGCTGACCAGCGGCCGGCCCCGGTAA
- a CDS encoding LytR C-terminal domain-containing protein: MEPEEPVSWAGSGQGADGAGGLDAADQWVFDPALGEYRLRRPDERPAGEPPSGPGSTASGGRRATRHGVRGRRRAATRRGGGAWVAGAAVLLLTAGGGGAYFLLHDAGTPANARPAASASAGCASASPAADGGPAARPGPKAAPIDVRVTVLNGSGTFGQAESVLRWMQNTEGFLRTSNGGPAPHTATTTLVYAPGHADQARTLAAAMKLPSAALRPTSPRGGPKDPMTLTLGQDFRAPGVAPIPAAPAHSSGCATTGG; this comes from the coding sequence GTGGAACCAGAAGAGCCCGTCTCCTGGGCGGGGTCCGGCCAAGGCGCCGACGGCGCCGGGGGGTTGGACGCCGCCGACCAGTGGGTGTTCGATCCGGCGCTCGGCGAATACCGGCTGCGGCGGCCGGACGAACGTCCCGCCGGCGAGCCGCCGTCCGGCCCGGGCAGCACGGCGTCCGGCGGCCGGCGGGCCACCCGGCACGGCGTCCGGGGCCGCCGCCGCGCGGCCACCCGGCGCGGCGGCGGAGCGTGGGTCGCGGGCGCGGCCGTCCTGCTGCTCACGGCGGGCGGCGGCGGAGCGTACTTCCTGCTGCACGACGCGGGTACCCCGGCGAACGCGCGTCCGGCCGCGTCCGCGTCGGCGGGGTGCGCGTCCGCCTCCCCGGCGGCCGACGGCGGCCCGGCCGCCCGTCCCGGGCCGAAGGCCGCGCCGATCGACGTGCGGGTCACCGTACTCAACGGCAGCGGCACCTTCGGCCAGGCCGAGTCGGTGCTGCGCTGGATGCAGAACACCGAGGGGTTCCTGCGCACCAGCAACGGGGGCCCGGCGCCGCACACCGCGACCACCACCCTGGTCTACGCCCCCGGCCACGCCGACCAGGCCCGCACCCTGGCCGCCGCGATGAAGCTGCCCTCCGCCGCGCTGCGCCCCACCAGCCCGCGCGGCGGACCCAAGGACCCGATGACGCTCACCCTCGGCCAGGACTTCCGGGCGCCCGGGGTGGCTCCGATCCCCGCCGCGCCGGCGCACTCGTCGGGCTGCGCGACCACGGGCGGCTGA
- a CDS encoding LCP family protein — translation MADVSHRRRASAAGRDGVPRPRRGGRTDDEAPPAEGTRRRAAGRSRRKTRKRSAKKIIGLTALAVVVIVAGAGVFVYEHLNANIKSVAITGGGQEKADAFGRTPINILVIGSDGRNNAADCKIGGDCGPGQNADVEMVVHISADRSNATAMSVPRDTVTQIPSCTDEKTKQKEPGYTGAINSALQYGPDCQVAAVHQLTGIPIDHFAMIDFSGVVSMSDAVGGVPVCVDNNVYDTDSHLKLRQGSHTLQGMAALEWLRSRHAFGTGSDLGRTETQHMYLAALMRKFKSGGTLTDPAALYRLADAATKALTVDTGLNSVSKLIGFAEDLDKVPTDRITFTTMQTAPDPNDDQKVVVGPGARSLFQSIIDDQSLAGGDKPAAGAHPGGSASTPPSPSAPPASRIAVQVKNAGGVTGRAARIVQHLTDEGFSQESGYGDAPAASRTTVRYAPGGQPAAQVVARALGIPADRLREDAAVSSVTVVVGSDWGGDTSFPASGDGASHPPVDTKKALSDARALTADKSGGCAKVSTFPTLKVNGVWMTPIKAYAVSPDVPDSAP, via the coding sequence ATGGCCGACGTATCGCACCGCCGGAGGGCTTCGGCGGCGGGCCGGGACGGGGTTCCGCGTCCTCGGCGGGGCGGACGGACGGATGACGAGGCGCCGCCGGCCGAGGGGACGCGGCGGCGCGCGGCCGGACGCAGCCGGCGCAAGACACGCAAACGCAGCGCCAAGAAGATCATCGGGCTCACCGCGCTCGCCGTCGTGGTGATCGTGGCCGGCGCCGGGGTCTTCGTCTACGAGCACCTCAACGCCAACATCAAGTCGGTGGCGATAACCGGCGGCGGCCAGGAGAAGGCGGACGCCTTCGGCCGTACCCCCATCAACATCCTGGTGATCGGCTCCGACGGACGGAACAACGCCGCCGACTGCAAGATCGGCGGCGACTGCGGACCCGGCCAGAACGCCGACGTGGAGATGGTCGTCCACATCTCGGCCGACCGTTCCAACGCCACCGCGATGAGCGTCCCCCGGGACACCGTCACGCAGATCCCGTCGTGCACGGACGAGAAGACCAAGCAGAAGGAGCCGGGGTACACCGGCGCCATCAACAGCGCGTTGCAGTACGGGCCGGACTGCCAGGTGGCCGCCGTCCACCAGCTCACCGGCATCCCGATCGACCACTTCGCGATGATCGACTTCTCCGGCGTGGTGAGCATGTCGGACGCGGTCGGCGGGGTCCCGGTGTGCGTGGACAACAACGTCTACGACACCGACTCCCACCTCAAGCTCCGCCAGGGCAGCCACACCCTCCAGGGCATGGCGGCGTTGGAGTGGCTGCGCTCCCGGCACGCCTTCGGCACCGGCAGCGACCTCGGGCGCACCGAGACCCAGCACATGTATCTCGCCGCGCTGATGCGCAAGTTCAAGAGCGGCGGCACGCTGACCGACCCGGCCGCGCTCTACCGGCTCGCGGACGCGGCCACCAAGGCGCTCACCGTGGACACCGGCCTCAACAGCGTCTCCAAGCTGATCGGGTTCGCCGAGGACCTCGACAAGGTGCCGACCGACCGGATCACCTTCACCACCATGCAGACCGCGCCGGACCCCAACGACGACCAGAAGGTCGTGGTCGGCCCGGGGGCGCGCAGCCTGTTCCAGTCGATCATCGACGACCAGTCGCTGGCCGGCGGTGACAAGCCTGCCGCCGGCGCCCACCCGGGCGGTTCCGCCTCCACGCCCCCGTCGCCGTCCGCCCCGCCGGCCTCGCGGATCGCCGTACAGGTCAAGAACGCCGGCGGGGTCACCGGACGCGCGGCACGCATCGTGCAGCACCTGACCGACGAGGGCTTCAGCCAGGAGAGCGGCTACGGCGACGCCCCGGCGGCCTCGCGGACCACCGTCCGTTACGCCCCCGGCGGGCAGCCCGCGGCGCAGGTCGTCGCGCGCGCCCTCGGCATCCCCGCCGACCGGCTGCGGGAGGACGCCGCGGTCTCCTCGGTGACCGTGGTCGTGGGCTCCGACTGGGGCGGCGACACCAGCTTCCCGGCCTCCGGCGACGGCGCCTCGCACCCGCCGGTGGACACCAAGAAGGCGCTCTCCGACGCGCGCGCCCTCACCGCCGACAAGTCCGGCGGCTGCGCCAAGGTCAGCACCTTCCCCACGCTCAAGGTCAACGGCGTGTGGATGACGCCGATCAAGGCGTACGCGGTCTCGCCGGACGTGCCCGACTCGGCGCCGTGA
- a CDS encoding Crp/Fnr family transcriptional regulator encodes MSGRAAESPGPSGQTLRRLVGDAVWTAMLAHTYERRHPAGITLLRQGQPGTHVLVLRGGVAKVIRHERDGGLTLLAFRGPGELLGEVAVLDDGVRSASVRTISHCSVGVMSKADFLRFVTEHSLFPVLVRYALTKLRESDLARGGGDVPTRLAAALAYLADICEPSTPSPGQPLELALTRDELAQYLATSRNTITAALCQLEPFQVRAGRKRIVIEDLPALRRAAADHRNAL; translated from the coding sequence ATGAGCGGTCGCGCGGCGGAATCGCCTGGGCCTTCAGGACAGACATTGCGCCGCCTCGTCGGCGACGCGGTCTGGACGGCCATGCTCGCCCACACCTACGAGCGCCGGCACCCGGCCGGCATCACGCTCCTGCGCCAGGGCCAGCCCGGTACCCACGTGCTCGTCCTGCGTGGCGGCGTGGCCAAGGTGATCCGGCACGAACGCGACGGCGGCCTCACTCTCCTGGCGTTCCGTGGGCCGGGGGAACTACTGGGCGAAGTCGCGGTGCTGGACGACGGAGTGCGCTCGGCCAGCGTGCGGACGATCTCACACTGCTCGGTGGGGGTCATGAGCAAGGCGGACTTTCTCCGCTTCGTCACCGAGCACTCCCTGTTCCCCGTACTCGTGCGCTATGCCCTCACCAAGCTGAGGGAGTCGGATCTCGCCCGTGGGGGTGGTGACGTCCCGACCCGTCTGGCGGCGGCCTTGGCCTACCTGGCGGACATCTGCGAGCCCTCAACCCCTTCACCCGGCCAGCCGCTGGAACTGGCCCTGACCCGCGACGAACTGGCCCAGTACCTCGCCACCTCGCGAAACACGATCACCGCCGCCCTCTGCCAATTGGAGCCGTTCCAGGTACGCGCGGGTCGAAAACGCATCGTCATCGAAGACCTGCCGGCGCTGAGACGGGCCGCCGCCGACCACCGCAACGCCTTGTGA
- a CDS encoding type II toxin-antitoxin system VapB family antitoxin, protein MIFKRIGSSRPYPDHGRISAREWADVAPRPVRLDQLVTTKGQLDLETLLAEDSTFYGDLFAHVVKWRGDLYLEDGLHRAVRAALQQRQVLHARVLEMD, encoded by the coding sequence GTGATCTTCAAGCGCATCGGCAGCAGTCGGCCGTATCCCGACCACGGCCGCATCAGCGCCCGCGAGTGGGCGGACGTCGCGCCACGCCCGGTACGCCTCGACCAGTTGGTCACCACCAAGGGCCAGCTCGACCTGGAGACGCTCCTGGCGGAGGATTCGACCTTCTACGGCGATCTCTTCGCCCACGTCGTGAAGTGGCGCGGCGATCTCTACCTGGAGGACGGCCTCCACCGGGCGGTACGGGCCGCGTTGCAGCAGCGGCAGGTGCTCCACGCCCGCGTCCTGGAGATGGACTGA
- a CDS encoding LytR C-terminal domain-containing protein: MSMLTPPGMGGKYRITGNQYPRMRRPRGHRRLIFAAVAAVAVVGLIGWGTVQLIDVFAGKGQQTRISAGKAPGCAGTAGTARRPAGGAPAGLPKPGSVTVNVYNATQHGGLAKTTADELKKRGFAIGKVGNAPAEYDKKVSGAAILLGGPKAQGALKVLATQVSAAQTRTDAGRGGGADVDLIIGDKFSALDAKETADRALAALTHPASASPSAGHC; the protein is encoded by the coding sequence ATGAGCATGCTCACGCCGCCCGGCATGGGCGGGAAGTACCGCATCACCGGGAACCAGTACCCCCGCATGCGGCGCCCGCGCGGTCACCGTCGCCTGATCTTCGCCGCCGTCGCCGCGGTCGCCGTCGTGGGGCTCATCGGCTGGGGGACCGTGCAGCTCATCGACGTGTTCGCGGGCAAGGGCCAGCAGACGCGGATCAGCGCCGGCAAGGCCCCCGGGTGCGCCGGCACCGCGGGTACGGCCCGCAGGCCGGCCGGCGGCGCCCCGGCCGGCCTGCCCAAGCCCGGCTCGGTGACGGTCAACGTCTACAACGCCACCCAGCACGGGGGCCTCGCCAAGACCACCGCCGACGAACTCAAGAAGCGCGGCTTCGCCATCGGCAAGGTCGGCAACGCCCCGGCGGAGTACGACAAGAAGGTGTCCGGGGCGGCGATACTGCTCGGCGGGCCCAAGGCCCAGGGCGCCCTGAAGGTGCTCGCCACCCAGGTGTCGGCGGCGCAGACCAGGACCGACGCGGGGCGGGGCGGCGGCGCGGACGTCGACCTGATCATCGGCGACAAGTTCTCCGCGCTCGACGCCAAGGAGACCGCCGACCGGGCACTGGCCGCCCTCACCCACCCGGCCTCCGCGTCGCCGTCCGCCGGACACTGCTGA
- the upp gene encoding uracil phosphoribosyltransferase: protein MRIHVVDHPLVAHKLTTLRDRRTDTPTFRRLADELVTLLAYEATRDVRTEQVGITTPVTETTGVRLSHPRPLVVPILRAGLGMLDGMVRLLPTAEVGFLGMVRDEDTLKASTYATRMPDDLSGRQVYVLDPMLATGGTLVAAIDTLIERGADDVTAICLLAAPEGVALMERELAGRPVTVVTASVDERLNEQGYIVPGLGDAGDRMYGTAG from the coding sequence ATGCGGATCCACGTCGTCGACCACCCGTTGGTGGCGCACAAACTCACCACGCTGCGCGACCGGCGCACCGACACCCCCACCTTCCGGCGGCTCGCCGACGAACTGGTCACCCTGCTGGCCTACGAGGCCACCCGGGACGTGCGCACCGAGCAGGTGGGCATCACCACCCCGGTCACCGAGACCACCGGGGTACGGCTGTCGCACCCGCGTCCGCTGGTGGTGCCGATCCTGCGGGCCGGCCTCGGCATGCTCGACGGCATGGTCCGGCTGCTGCCCACCGCCGAGGTCGGCTTCCTCGGCATGGTCCGGGACGAGGACACCCTCAAGGCGTCCACCTACGCCACCCGGATGCCCGACGACCTCTCCGGCCGCCAGGTCTACGTCCTCGACCCGATGCTGGCCACCGGCGGCACCCTGGTGGCCGCCATCGACACGCTCATCGAACGCGGCGCCGACGACGTGACCGCCATCTGCCTGCTCGCCGCCCCCGAGGGCGTCGCCCTGATGGAACGCGAACTCGCCGGCCGCCCGGTCACCGTGGTGACCGCCTCCGTCGACGAACGCCTCAACGAGCAGGGCTACATCGTCCCGGGCCTCGGCGACGCGGGCGACCGCATGTACGGGACGGCGGGCTGA
- a CDS encoding tRNA adenosine deaminase-associated protein — MYFAALLARTEDGWEASDTELDDVETLADLADLAREATADDETVLVLIEQEDAWFAVVRVDGEEDPRIYVSDATAASRSSYGEILLTDELLGRGPEDVDDLADLDLDGTEDGEETGTEDEDAADDNHTTPAGPVGEADLLADFGVSEKQLTALTAEVVPGDALGEIAEALGCAEVLEAVR, encoded by the coding sequence GTGTACTTCGCCGCACTGCTCGCGCGCACCGAGGACGGGTGGGAAGCGAGCGACACGGAGCTCGACGATGTGGAGACCCTCGCCGACCTGGCCGATCTCGCCCGAGAGGCCACGGCCGACGACGAGACGGTGCTCGTCCTGATCGAGCAGGAGGATGCGTGGTTCGCGGTCGTCCGGGTGGACGGCGAGGAGGATCCGCGCATCTACGTCTCGGACGCCACCGCCGCGTCCCGCAGCTCGTACGGGGAGATCCTGCTCACCGACGAACTGCTCGGCCGCGGGCCGGAGGACGTGGACGACCTGGCCGACCTCGATCTGGACGGCACCGAGGACGGCGAGGAGACGGGGACGGAGGACGAGGACGCGGCGGACGACAACCACACCACCCCGGCCGGCCCGGTCGGGGAGGCAGACCTCCTCGCCGACTTCGGGGTGAGCGAGAAGCAGCTCACGGCGCTCACCGCCGAGGTGGTCCCCGGGGACGCGCTGGGCGAGATCGCCGAGGCGCTCGGCTGCGCCGAGGTGCTGGAGGCGGTCCGCTGA